The Pseudomonas entomophila genome segment CCCAACCAGAAGCTCGCGGTGACCTGGACGCCCATCGGCACCGACGTCAACTTCGGCGAGATCACCCGGCAGTACGTGGGTTACCTGCAGACCCGGCCGAACTTCGACCTCAAGCTGTCCACCGAAGTCGAGGGCATCAGCCGCAATGACGACGGCAGTTGGCACGTCGAGTACAAGAACCTCAAGGACGGCAGCACCGCGGCCACCGACGCCAAGTTCCTGTTCATCGGTGCCGGCGGCGCCGCGCTGCCGCTGCTGCAGAAGTCGGGCATCGATGAAGCCAAGGACTACGCGGGCTTCCCGGTGGGCGGTTCGTTCCTGGTCACCGACAACCCGTCCATCGCCCAGCGGCACATGGCCAAGGCCTATGGGATTGCCGCCACCGGCGCGCCGCCGATGTCAGTGCCGCACCTGGACACCCGGGTGCTCGATGGCAAGCGCATGATCCTGTTCGGGCCGTTCGCCACCTTCTCCACCAAGTTCCTCAAGCAGGGCTCGCTGCTGGACCTGGTGGCCAGCATGTCGTTGCACAACACCTGGCCGATGGTGCGGGTCGGGGTGCGCGAGTTCGACCTGGTGCAGTACCTGATTGGCCAGTTGATGCAGTCGGACGATGATCGATTCGCCGCGCTGCAAACCTACTTCCCCGAGGCGAAGAAGGAAGACTGGCGCTTGTGGCAGGCGGGGCAGCGGGTGCAGATCATCAAGCAGGATGAAAACCTGGGCGGGGTGCTGAAGCTGGGGACCGAGATCGTCACCTCCAAGGATGGCAGCATCGCCGGGTTG includes the following:
- the mqo gene encoding malate dehydrogenase (quinone), which produces MNIVKRTKWALLGLVLALGLGSAQAADTRRVDVLLVGGGIMSSTLAVWLNELEPGWTMEMVERLDKVAEESSNGWNNAGTGHSALAELNYTPEKDGKIDISKAVEINESFQVTRQFLAWQVKQGVLKNPRSFINTTPHMSFVWGDDNIRFLRKRYEALQASPLFKPMQYSEDHAQIAKWVPLMMEGRDPNQKLAVTWTPIGTDVNFGEITRQYVGYLQTRPNFDLKLSTEVEGISRNDDGSWHVEYKNLKDGSTAATDAKFLFIGAGGAALPLLQKSGIDEAKDYAGFPVGGSFLVTDNPSIAQRHMAKAYGIAATGAPPMSVPHLDTRVLDGKRMILFGPFATFSTKFLKQGSLLDLVASMSLHNTWPMVRVGVREFDLVQYLIGQLMQSDDDRFAALQTYFPEAKKEDWRLWQAGQRVQIIKQDENLGGVLKLGTEIVTSKDGSIAGLLGASPGASTAPPIMLDLLNKVFKDKVATPQWQAKIRQIIPSYGIRLNEHPDKVQEEWRYTSEVLQLAPAEAP